The DNA region ATTTTGATCCAGGAATGAGGCATTGATACCTCCCCTGGACCGGTAACTGTGTAAGATATCTTTTCTGGAGTCCGGAACCATGTAAAGTATGGCTGATGAACCTGCCTTTACAGCCAATGTTGTCTTAGTCCTACTCACCCTGTATAGTTTTCCTTCAGGCTTTGCTGTCCTGAATTTCCAAAGTTTTTTGACTTTAGTCCCATTGGCAATACCTTCAAAGACTGCAATATACTTTGTATCAAACTCCAATCTTTTCAATGGCATAAGTACGAATTCCAATTTGGTCAAAATATGGTTAGGATCATTGTTGTACTGCAGGATCTTGGTCTCTTTGATCTCTTGTCCATTTTCATCAAATAAACGAAAAGATTGCAACCTTACATGCGTATGATAGACAGGATTGAACTGCACAGAAAGAGGAAAACCACTGACGGCATAACCAGGCAGTGGGTCTGGAGATTCATTGTAAAATGCAGGCCAGATATCAGTCTGTTCAGCATATGGATAGACTATGATCTCGCTGTTTTTTCGTCTTACGTTATTTTTTGTTTCTTCAAAAAGTGACTGAGGTACCATCTTGCTACTCTGTTTGCAAATCTCTGTCATATAGTAGACACCACGTGTCAAAGTAAAGGGCCTGCTGCAAAGCTCTGCAATACCTGAAGAACCCAAATTATAGACATAGGCATGTTTCACTTGTCTTTTTTTCTTGCTGGAGGAAACCCCCAAACCTATCTCATCTTTATCAAAATTCAAAAATACTAAACGATGGTAGATCGCGGAAAAAAGATTGTCAATGGATTTTTTCTGACCTACGGTATTAATAGAGACATTTTCCATCACAAATGTGGAAGGATACCCTGCTTGCACTACACGCTGAGAAGGTGTACTACCTGTATATGCTGAAGTTCCCTTTGTTTCGTAATGTCCATTTCTTTGATGCTGTATGAGATAGTGGGCGTGAGAAGCAGCTGCATTGTGTAAAGCTTTATTGGTTTTAAGTTTAATAAGACCACTCTTTTCTCTCATCATATTGAGATAGTTAAGTCCTCCATCTTCACTCTTGGCTTCAAGAGAAACCAACAAAAACATGAGGAACAGAGAAAAGCGCAGAAACATATATTGCACTTAGCTACTTACAGTGCATTTGCTGCTTGTAAAAAGTCTTCTGCAATGGCCTTAGGATCTTCAAGGCCTATGGAAACACGGATCAATCCTTCATGTACACCTAGAAATTTACGGGTCTCCTCATCAAAATCACTATAAATGGTACTTGTCATATGCAATGCTAGTGTTCTATTGTCCCCTATGTTCGCAGTTTGTATCACAAGATTCAGTTTGTTAAGGAGTGTAAATGCCCGTTCTTTTGTGCCACAGTCTAGAGTGAGTAGTGGGCCGCACCCCTGTGCAAAGTCTGATTTGTATCGTGCATGATCTGGGCTTGATACTAATGACGGGTGGTTTACGCTTACCCCATCAGGCAGTTTTTCATCAAGCAGTGCTGCGACAGTTTCCACACTTTTATTGATCCTCTCTACTCTGAGTGAGAGTGTTTCCAATCCTATCATGGTCATAAATGAACCAAAGGCATTGGCAGTCATACCAAAGTCACGGATAGCACGTTTTTTACAGATAGGTATAAATGCTTTTTCTCCCATCTTTTTCACTATTTTGTGTACATCTGCATATTTCGGGTTCAGCAGTTTATCCCCCTCTTCTTTTACAGCTCTGAAAACAGCTATACCACCTAGTGCAGCTGAGTGTCCAGACATATTTTTGGTTGAGGAGTGCACAGAGATGTCCGCACCCATCTCCAGCGGTCTAACCAGAAGTGGCGTCGCAGTATTGTCTATCATGACCAAGGTTTCATACTTGTTACAGAGGTCTATAATACGCTGTATATCAGGAAGGGTAAGGCTTGGGTTTCCTACAGACTCAAAAAGAACCATCTTGATCCCGCGCTGAAGTGTTGCTTCAATATGTTCGAAATCGTCTACGGTACAAAAAGTATTGCTAATACCGAAACGTGCCAAAGTTTCGTTGACCAGAGAATAGGTTCCCCCGAAGAATCCACCGATACAAAGCAATTCATCTCCAGCAGATAAAAAAGCACTGCAGACCATAGAGATAGCACCCATACCTGAAGAGGTGGCAATGGCACCAAATCCGCCCTCCATCTTCGCTACGATAGCTTCCAATTTGGCATTGGTCGGATTACCTACTCTAGCATAAAGTGGCTTATTGACCTGGGCAGCAAATATACCTTCTGCCTCTTCGGCATTTTCATAGCCATACGCTGCAGATGGGGTGATCGTAGGTGCAATAGCGCCTACTCTTGAACCTACATTTTGTACAAGTAAGGTATTGAAGTAGTCAAAATCAGTGGGATTGTTCATCGTTGTTCCTATATTGAATAATTAAGTATCTGGTTGGCTTTAAGTTGATAGTTCTTCAGTTCCGACAACGGGATCTCGAAAACCGCTGAGACTTTTTGTTTAATATCATCCCAAAAGAATTTTAGAGCTTGACTATCTGTCTGATAGTTATCAGCAAATATATCTGACTCCAAGATAAGTACCACATCTTTAAGCGTGATATCTTTAAGGCTTTTTGCGAGTTTGTATCCGCCATGTGCACCTTTGATGCTGGTAAGAAGACCCTGCTTTTTAAGTTCTAAAAGTATTTGTTCCAAAAAGTTTTGTGGGATGGATGCATTGGCTGCTATCTCTTTTATCTTCAGAACTTTATCATCCGGAATAGAATCTAACTCCTGAAGTGCAGCGATAGCATAAATTGTTTTACTGGATATTCCTATCATTTCCTAAAAGACCTTTACCGATTTGTATTGCGTAGTATAGCTTACATCCTATACAAAAATCGAATACTGTCTCAAGTAATGCACAAATTAATAAAATAACCGCTACCACTGTAGCAAATAGTATAAAACCAGCAAAATAAAATACAACAATAATTAACGAAGTGACGAGTCCCAGATACAGAGCGAATCTTTTGGGTGATTCATCACAAAGTTTAGGTGCAACACCCCATCCTTTGAGTACAAATTTACCAATGATCTGAAATAAACTGAAATTTGAGAGACGTAATGCTCTCATAAAGAAATCAAATAGGATAACCCATGCAAAGAAACTCTGTTGTGTGATCAAAAATAAAAGCGTAAAAAGAGCTACCTGGAAAGAGATCATTCTTACCATATTAGCGTCAACTCTTCTTGTAGATATCGGACAACTTGGAGACATATTCTTTCCTTTCACTGAAGTAACATTTTTGGGTGAAGCCCATTCGCCATATCATTAGCACCTCTAAAGACCCTAGAGTAATTTACTACATTGACTTTTTTCTAAGCTTGTGTATAGGGG from Sulfurovum xiamenensis includes:
- a CDS encoding CAP domain-containing protein, translated to MFLRFSLFLMFLLVSLEAKSEDGGLNYLNMMREKSGLIKLKTNKALHNAAASHAHYLIQHQRNGHYETKGTSAYTGSTPSQRVVQAGYPSTFVMENVSINTVGQKKSIDNLFSAIYHRLVFLNFDKDEIGLGVSSSKKKRQVKHAYVYNLGSSGIAELCSRPFTLTRGVYYMTEICKQSSKMVPQSLFEETKNNVRRKNSEIIVYPYAEQTDIWPAFYNESPDPLPGYAVSGFPLSVQFNPVYHTHVRLQSFRLFDENGQEIKETKILQYNNDPNHILTKLEFVLMPLKRLEFDTKYIAVFEGIANGTKVKKLWKFRTAKPEGKLYRVSRTKTTLAVKAGSSAILYMVPDSRKDILHSYRSRGGINASFLDQNTLKVTFPKRRSSGRVSLDFGKKKVFFDVQ
- a CDS encoding trans-sulfuration enzyme family protein produces the protein MNNPTDFDYFNTLLVQNVGSRVGAIAPTITPSAAYGYENAEEAEGIFAAQVNKPLYARVGNPTNAKLEAIVAKMEGGFGAIATSSGMGAISMVCSAFLSAGDELLCIGGFFGGTYSLVNETLARFGISNTFCTVDDFEHIEATLQRGIKMVLFESVGNPSLTLPDIQRIIDLCNKYETLVMIDNTATPLLVRPLEMGADISVHSSTKNMSGHSAALGGIAVFRAVKEEGDKLLNPKYADVHKIVKKMGEKAFIPICKKRAIRDFGMTANAFGSFMTMIGLETLSLRVERINKSVETVAALLDEKLPDGVSVNHPSLVSSPDHARYKSDFAQGCGPLLTLDCGTKERAFTLLNKLNLVIQTANIGDNRTLALHMTSTIYSDFDEETRKFLGVHEGLIRVSIGLEDPKAIAEDFLQAANAL
- a CDS encoding RrF2 family transcriptional regulator translates to MIGISSKTIYAIAALQELDSIPDDKVLKIKEIAANASIPQNFLEQILLELKKQGLLTSIKGAHGGYKLAKSLKDITLKDVVLILESDIFADNYQTDSQALKFFWDDIKQKVSAVFEIPLSELKNYQLKANQILNYSI
- a CDS encoding DUF4395 domain-containing protein; this encodes MSPSCPISTRRVDANMVRMISFQVALFTLLFLITQQSFFAWVILFDFFMRALRLSNFSLFQIIGKFVLKGWGVAPKLCDESPKRFALYLGLVTSLIIVVFYFAGFILFATVVAVILLICALLETVFDFCIGCKLYYAIQIGKGLLGNDRNIQ